A genomic window from Ignavibacteriales bacterium includes:
- a CDS encoding DUF4249 family protein, with protein sequence MSKYSSLLLNFLATLFLLSCNQPFDPKAPFQEQLVVFSVLSTDRNAQFVRVERNYMPPDFDPLAVVDDKAIPGAQVTVTDGLSTYRFRDTTLPRLDTSRFRSPIHAFVMSPFSPQAGKTYRFTVQTPGVESASASATIPSKSFPSMGITVPMILDSPGSFNSNEEMVFNVVLSTITRGFVGRLFLDYEVLEGSEWASKRTEVPLIALDPKFTSLKYVTYPQMIARTSTGFAAQIFRNYLYTATLSSISYDRYKSNKIIFNRVVFQVLQADKNLFNYFNVAHAYRDAQSIRLDEPMFSNVTGGTGLVGAYALDSLVHLLPEDFVYNKR encoded by the coding sequence ATGTCGAAATACTCCTCTTTGTTGTTGAATTTTCTTGCGACCCTCTTCCTCCTGAGCTGTAACCAGCCTTTCGATCCCAAAGCCCCCTTCCAGGAGCAGCTTGTCGTTTTCTCAGTCCTTTCGACGGACCGAAACGCCCAATTTGTGCGGGTCGAGCGCAATTATATGCCGCCGGATTTCGACCCCCTGGCGGTCGTTGACGACAAGGCCATTCCAGGCGCTCAAGTCACTGTGACGGACGGACTATCCACCTACCGCTTCCGGGATACCACCCTCCCCCGTCTGGATACCTCCCGATTCAGGTCTCCAATTCATGCTTTTGTCATGAGCCCGTTTTCGCCTCAGGCAGGCAAGACATACCGCTTCACTGTGCAAACGCCCGGCGTGGAATCTGCTTCTGCCTCTGCGACCATTCCGTCGAAATCCTTTCCCAGCATGGGGATAACTGTTCCAATGATCCTGGATAGCCCCGGCAGTTTCAACAGCAACGAAGAAATGGTGTTCAATGTCGTGCTCTCGACGATTACGAGAGGTTTCGTCGGTCGGCTCTTCCTTGATTACGAGGTCCTCGAAGGTTCTGAATGGGCCAGCAAACGCACTGAAGTCCCGCTCATAGCGCTCGACCCTAAGTTCACGAGCTTGAAATATGTCACCTATCCACAGATGATAGCGCGAACCTCCACCGGCTTCGCAGCCCAGATATTCAGGAACTATCTTTATACCGCGACGCTAAGTTCGATCTCCTACGACCGATACAAATCGAACAAGATCATTTTCAACCGCGTGGTTTTTCAGGTGTTGCAAGCCGACAAGAACCTTTTCAACTATTTCAACGTAGCGCACGCGTATCGCGACGCGCAGTCAATACGACTGGATGAGCCAATGTTCTCGAATGTCACCGGGGGGACCGGTCTCGTGGGGGCCTATGCGCTGGACTCCCTCGTCCACCTCCTGCCGGAGGACTTCGTCTACAACAAGAGGTAA
- a CDS encoding TonB-dependent receptor: protein MMRLSMRHSAFIFLILLTVCVNALFAQTTDVYGVVTDSLTKQRIPFTNISVVGTLRGAAANNLGFYFIPKLPPGTYELAASSIGYIRAVRTVVVREGRSVELNFELSPVAVQNEEVLVTGTRKRLEIETKTTSVHVLDKQDLKLVPVAGQQDLLQSLKILPGIVSTSDVSSRFYVRGGAGDQNLFMFDGIRIYYPFHALGIYSVFSPEVVDNVEVYTGAFPPGYGGKLSSVVNITARDGRADRIASRANINFLSSEFEIEGPAISKSSFVINARKSISSHTFGNIVGQDVPLSFYDATAKLSTQPGGVQKFDITFLTSGDILSSRSPSEPEYSWRTNGFALSGSGLPSARMFVNWLVYVSNYTASRSESVSGNVTAASTSVKEQGLRANATVYTGPQDMYYFGFDFSFPTLDYSFVNRLGLAQKIPSSLLEVSSWARYSTAIGPLTIDGGLHVEIGSLFDGGDALREIQPRVNASYLVLGTWRAKASYGRFSQRMLTVGNEDDVISIFDAWIRVPREMKPQQADHYVIGLSGSITEQASLNFESYYKRYNSLVVYNRDKIDATDPDYIKGDGDSYGAEVTLRSHSPLVDLYGVYSLSWAKINNGGFVYYPRYDRRHHINLMAIGHLVRGLTTTVKWEFGSGFPFSQTVGYFDRLTLDNALPGQFESETGSPYIMLGPKNAARLPAYHRMDVSVAYNLQVLGLDVNVGADLLNVYNNKNIFYFDRRTGQRVNMLSFYPSATLTITY, encoded by the coding sequence ATGATGCGACTCTCAATGCGACACTCCGCCTTTATCTTCCTCATCCTTCTGACAGTATGTGTCAATGCACTCTTCGCACAGACAACTGACGTCTACGGGGTCGTGACGGACAGCCTCACGAAACAGCGGATTCCGTTCACCAATATCTCTGTCGTTGGTACCCTGCGGGGAGCTGCCGCCAATAACCTCGGCTTCTATTTCATTCCCAAGCTTCCGCCGGGCACGTATGAGCTTGCGGCGAGTTCGATCGGCTACATCAGGGCTGTCCGGACGGTGGTTGTCCGGGAAGGCAGGTCGGTAGAGCTCAATTTCGAGCTCTCTCCTGTTGCCGTGCAGAACGAAGAAGTCCTCGTAACCGGGACCAGAAAGCGTCTGGAAATAGAGACAAAGACGACAAGCGTCCATGTGCTCGACAAACAGGACCTGAAGCTCGTTCCGGTCGCCGGCCAGCAGGACTTGCTGCAGTCGCTCAAGATTCTCCCCGGTATCGTTTCCACGAGCGACGTCAGCTCGAGGTTCTACGTACGCGGCGGCGCAGGCGATCAGAACCTGTTCATGTTTGATGGAATCAGGATCTACTATCCGTTCCACGCCCTCGGAATCTACAGTGTGTTCAGTCCGGAAGTTGTCGACAACGTCGAAGTCTACACTGGCGCATTCCCGCCGGGATACGGTGGCAAGCTCTCATCGGTCGTGAACATTACCGCCCGCGACGGCAGAGCAGACAGAATTGCGTCCCGTGCAAACATCAATTTCCTTTCGTCAGAGTTTGAGATTGAGGGACCTGCGATTTCCAAGTCGTCGTTCGTGATCAACGCCCGTAAATCCATCTCTTCCCACACGTTCGGCAACATCGTCGGACAGGATGTTCCCCTGTCGTTCTACGACGCGACGGCGAAGCTCTCGACGCAGCCGGGAGGCGTGCAGAAGTTCGACATCACGTTTCTGACGAGCGGAGATATTCTCTCCTCCCGCAGCCCTTCTGAACCAGAGTACTCGTGGAGAACCAACGGATTTGCGCTTTCAGGCTCAGGCCTGCCGAGCGCCAGGATGTTCGTGAACTGGCTTGTCTACGTGAGCAATTATACGGCCAGCCGGAGCGAAAGCGTCTCCGGGAACGTCACGGCGGCCTCGACATCCGTGAAGGAACAAGGACTACGGGCTAACGCTACTGTCTATACGGGTCCGCAAGACATGTACTACTTCGGATTCGATTTCAGTTTCCCCACGCTCGACTACTCATTCGTGAATAGACTGGGTCTGGCGCAGAAAATCCCGAGTTCACTTCTTGAAGTCTCCTCGTGGGCGAGGTATTCGACAGCCATCGGGCCTCTGACAATCGACGGCGGACTGCATGTGGAAATCGGTTCTCTCTTTGACGGTGGTGATGCCCTGCGTGAAATACAGCCCCGTGTCAATGCTAGTTATCTCGTGCTGGGAACGTGGAGAGCGAAAGCATCATACGGACGGTTTTCGCAACGAATGCTCACGGTCGGCAACGAAGATGACGTGATATCGATCTTCGATGCATGGATTCGCGTCCCGCGGGAGATGAAACCCCAGCAGGCAGATCACTACGTCATAGGACTCTCCGGAAGCATTACAGAACAGGCTTCGTTGAATTTCGAATCATATTACAAGCGGTACAATTCTCTGGTCGTCTACAATCGGGACAAGATCGACGCCACCGATCCTGACTACATCAAGGGTGACGGCGATTCCTACGGTGCAGAGGTTACGCTCCGTTCCCACTCTCCACTTGTCGATCTCTATGGAGTCTACTCTCTGAGTTGGGCGAAGATCAACAATGGAGGATTCGTCTACTATCCCCGGTACGACCGCCGTCACCATATCAACCTGATGGCAATTGGCCATCTCGTGCGAGGGCTGACGACGACCGTGAAGTGGGAGTTCGGTTCCGGATTTCCGTTTTCGCAGACGGTGGGATACTTCGACCGGTTGACGCTTGACAATGCGTTGCCCGGTCAGTTTGAGTCCGAGACAGGGTCACCATACATCATGCTCGGGCCGAAGAATGCCGCGAGACTTCCCGCCTATCATCGGATGGACGTAAGCGTGGCATACAACCTCCAGGTACTCGGACTCGACGTGAACGTTGGAGCTGACTTGTTGAACGTGTACAACAACAAGAACATTTTCTACTTCGACCGGCGGACAGGACAGCGGGTCAACATGTTGTCGTTCTATCCTTCGGCGACGCTGACGATTACGTACTGA
- a CDS encoding YCF48-related protein produces the protein MKRLSRFLLALVLFLIISSTSTTSQESWFWQNPRPHGNHLRAVQTINASLVVAVGDRGTVMKSTNGGGQWTIQNTGVTANLNGVAFIDANTGIIVGDGGTVLRTTDGGLAWVPLTAGTAGPLYGVAFVNSTTGTIVGDAGLALRTTDGGRSWTQQFPGGASTYYSVSFTSVTVGTIVGSSGTVFRTTNGGSSWSRRNIPTTNRLFCSSFPDASNGTVVGEFGTILRTTDGGITWTTQSSNTLNRLSAVSFSDGMTGTIVGENGIVFRTTDGGANWNIQPIATFSSLTGISFTNATVGTIVGIFGQVFRTVDGGATWNLLTSGLRSPFYGVAFTDQSKGTIVGYAGLVLRTTNSGTTWANQTSGKTTHLRGIAFADPNTATAVGWNNTVLRTTDAGATWTDQSFSDNLKRTYFFTAVAFNPSNPQIGIIVGKMDTMITPILLESRSMIYRTTNRGLTWSRATIGGDTWPLRYLHAVAFADSLRVSAVGEKGGLLTSSDAGQNWTVVQSPLQSTLLGISNFAGQLTAVGDNGSILRSTNQGINWSLGQSGVKVALRAVRMFDQGFGIAIGDSSTVLKTSDGGTTWAVQSSGSDATLNAMSFWNTLQGTMVGDGGIIMSTTPITTNVREEQVSGAGVPRQFELMQNYPNPFNPTTAISYQLLANSFVNLSVYDVLGREIASLVEGIRAPGTYTVHWNAGPVPSGVYICRLSVNEAGDGVGQRFEQSRKMLLLK, from the coding sequence ATGAAAAGACTCTCTCGTTTTCTTCTCGCGCTCGTCTTGTTCCTGATAATCTCGTCGACGAGCACCACCTCCCAAGAATCCTGGTTCTGGCAAAATCCCCGGCCTCATGGTAATCATCTCCGTGCGGTGCAGACGATCAATGCCAGTCTGGTAGTTGCCGTGGGCGACCGCGGAACAGTGATGAAGAGCACCAATGGCGGGGGTCAGTGGACCATCCAAAACACCGGCGTGACGGCGAACCTGAACGGAGTGGCATTCATCGATGCAAATACTGGTATCATCGTCGGCGACGGCGGGACAGTATTGCGCACTACTGATGGCGGACTGGCCTGGGTGCCCCTCACTGCCGGAACGGCCGGGCCTCTTTATGGAGTGGCGTTTGTCAATTCGACTACGGGAACAATTGTAGGCGATGCAGGACTCGCTCTTCGCACAACTGACGGCGGCAGAAGCTGGACGCAGCAATTTCCAGGCGGAGCGAGCACGTACTATTCTGTGTCGTTCACAAGTGTGACAGTCGGGACCATCGTGGGTTCATCAGGCACCGTGTTCAGAACCACGAATGGAGGTTCAAGCTGGAGCCGCCGCAATATCCCGACCACGAACCGTCTGTTCTGCTCCTCCTTTCCCGACGCAAGCAACGGTACTGTCGTAGGTGAGTTCGGAACCATACTGCGAACGACCGACGGCGGTATTACCTGGACCACGCAATCAAGCAATACGCTTAATCGTTTGAGTGCCGTATCATTTTCAGACGGAATGACCGGTACGATTGTGGGAGAAAACGGCATCGTCTTTCGTACAACTGATGGTGGAGCCAACTGGAACATTCAACCCATCGCAACGTTTTCATCTCTTACAGGCATTTCATTCACGAACGCCACGGTTGGTACGATCGTCGGGATTTTCGGTCAGGTGTTCCGCACTGTCGACGGCGGCGCCACCTGGAATCTCCTCACATCGGGCTTGCGTTCACCCTTCTATGGCGTCGCGTTTACAGATCAGTCGAAGGGAACAATCGTGGGTTATGCCGGACTTGTTTTGAGGACGACGAATTCGGGTACGACCTGGGCGAATCAAACGAGCGGAAAGACAACACATCTTCGCGGCATCGCATTTGCCGATCCGAACACGGCCACAGCCGTCGGTTGGAACAACACGGTGCTGCGGACCACGGATGCCGGAGCGACATGGACTGATCAGTCGTTCAGCGATAATCTCAAACGCACGTACTTCTTCACCGCCGTGGCGTTCAATCCGAGTAATCCTCAGATCGGCATCATCGTTGGCAAGATGGATACGATGATAACTCCAATACTGCTTGAATCCCGAAGCATGATCTACCGCACAACGAACCGCGGCCTGACGTGGAGCCGTGCGACGATCGGCGGCGACACCTGGCCTCTCCGTTATCTTCATGCGGTCGCATTTGCCGATTCACTGAGAGTTTCAGCCGTCGGCGAAAAGGGCGGGCTGCTGACATCATCCGATGCCGGGCAGAACTGGACTGTAGTACAGTCACCACTTCAGTCCACCCTTCTCGGCATTTCGAACTTCGCAGGGCAACTCACCGCTGTTGGCGACAACGGGTCGATCCTAAGGTCAACGAATCAAGGCATCAACTGGAGCCTAGGACAAAGCGGCGTCAAAGTTGCGTTGCGTGCGGTGCGAATGTTCGACCAGGGCTTCGGGATTGCGATCGGCGACAGCTCGACTGTCCTGAAAACTTCAGACGGAGGCACGACATGGGCTGTGCAATCGAGCGGTTCAGATGCAACTCTTAATGCGATGTCGTTTTGGAACACGCTGCAGGGTACGATGGTCGGTGATGGTGGAATAATCATGAGCACGACTCCGATTACAACCAATGTGCGGGAGGAGCAGGTGAGCGGTGCTGGTGTTCCAAGGCAGTTCGAGTTGATGCAGAATTATCCGAACCCGTTTAACCCGACAACAGCTATTAGCTATCAGCTATTGGCCAACAGCTTCGTGAACCTCAGTGTGTATGATGTTCTAGGAAGAGAAATTGCCAGCCTTGTGGAGGGCATTCGGGCTCCGGGTACATACACGGTTCATTGGAATGCCGGGCCGGTTCCGAGCGGAGTGTACATTTGCCGGTTAAGTGTGAACGAAGCGGGAGACGGAGTCGGACAACGGTTTGAGCAATCGAGAAAGATGCTCCTGCTGAAGTAA
- a CDS encoding serine hydrolase has product MTRISRGFLAGILVLLLNISLTAQQSNTVTSARVGMSAERLQHLTDLLNGYVNEGKLSGAVALVVRHGKVAYLKAVGYRDIESRSPMTDDAIFRIASQSKALISLGVMILQEEGKLLISDPVGKYIPQFDSTTVAIAKEGGGYNVVPAKRKISIRDLLTHTAGIGYGSGPAADKWKEAGIQGWYFADRDEPIASTVQRMAALPMDAQPGEKFVYGYNTDILGVVIERASGKPLDVFMEERVFRPLGMTDTYFYLPKGKASRLATVYSSEKNGPVTRAADPGKMIGQGMYVAGPRKSFSGGAGILSTARDYAAFLTMVLNKGVHNGKRILSRKSVELMTVDHLRNIPYADGAGFGLGFEVTDKLGDRGRLGSEGEFGWGGAYHSTYWVDPKEDMVVVYFTQLIPAGGLDDHGKLRALIYQAIVD; this is encoded by the coding sequence ATGACTCGAATCTCGCGTGGCTTCCTCGCAGGCATACTGGTCCTGCTTCTCAACATCTCACTAACCGCTCAACAGTCGAACACGGTTACATCGGCAAGAGTCGGGATGTCTGCAGAGCGGCTTCAGCATCTCACGGATCTCCTCAACGGCTATGTGAATGAAGGCAAGCTCTCCGGCGCAGTTGCCCTCGTAGTGCGCCATGGGAAGGTGGCGTACCTGAAGGCCGTCGGGTATCGGGATATCGAATCGAGGTCGCCGATGACCGACGATGCTATCTTCCGTATCGCTTCGCAATCAAAGGCACTCATCAGCCTTGGTGTTATGATCCTGCAGGAAGAGGGAAAGCTCCTCATCTCAGATCCTGTCGGAAAGTATATCCCGCAATTTGACTCGACTACTGTCGCTATTGCTAAAGAGGGAGGGGGATACAACGTTGTTCCGGCAAAACGAAAAATATCCATCAGGGATTTGCTCACTCACACGGCCGGGATCGGCTATGGTTCCGGTCCTGCGGCTGACAAGTGGAAAGAGGCGGGAATCCAGGGGTGGTACTTTGCCGACCGCGACGAGCCAATCGCATCGACCGTGCAGCGGATGGCAGCTCTTCCGATGGATGCCCAGCCTGGAGAGAAGTTCGTCTATGGATACAACACAGATATCCTCGGGGTTGTCATCGAACGGGCATCAGGCAAGCCGCTCGACGTTTTCATGGAAGAGAGAGTTTTCAGACCGCTCGGAATGACCGACACATATTTCTATCTGCCGAAAGGAAAGGCGTCACGGCTTGCCACAGTATACTCGTCGGAAAAGAACGGCCCAGTGACACGGGCCGCTGACCCCGGGAAGATGATTGGACAGGGGATGTATGTAGCCGGACCGCGCAAGAGCTTCTCGGGAGGAGCAGGAATCCTCTCCACAGCCCGTGACTATGCAGCCTTTCTTACTATGGTACTCAACAAAGGTGTGCACAACGGAAAGCGTATCCTCTCGCGGAAGAGCGTCGAACTCATGACTGTCGATCACCTGCGGAATATTCCTTACGCAGATGGCGCGGGATTCGGTCTGGGCTTCGAGGTCACAGACAAGCTTGGTGACAGAGGGAGACTTGGATCGGAAGGTGAGTTCGGTTGGGGAGGTGCGTATCACTCGACGTACTGGGTGGATCCGAAAGAAGACATGGTGGTGGTGTACTTCACCCAACTAATCCCTGCGGGAGGACTGGATGATCACGGGAAACTGAGGGCGCTTATTTACCAGGCAATCGTGGACTGA
- a CDS encoding acetate uptake transporter, which produces MESGKLANPAPLGLMGFGMTTVLLNIHNAGFFPIGSMILAMGIFYGGIAQIIAGVLEYKKGNTFGLTAFVSYGCFWLTLVFILIMRTFVKDMLVDNVVFMGWYLFVWGVFTFFMWLGTFGKNKAIRFIFLSLTILFMLLALRDWTGSSIIGTVAGYEGILCGTSAIYLAMAEVLREALGRDVLPIGSPKAK; this is translated from the coding sequence ATGGAATCTGGAAAACTCGCTAACCCGGCGCCCCTCGGACTCATGGGCTTCGGCATGACAACAGTGCTTCTCAATATTCATAACGCAGGATTCTTTCCCATCGGCTCAATGATTCTGGCCATGGGGATCTTCTATGGCGGGATTGCGCAAATAATTGCAGGCGTACTCGAATACAAGAAAGGAAACACATTCGGACTCACCGCCTTTGTCTCGTATGGATGCTTCTGGCTGACACTCGTCTTCATCCTTATCATGAGAACCTTTGTCAAGGACATGCTTGTCGACAACGTAGTATTCATGGGATGGTACTTGTTCGTTTGGGGCGTCTTCACCTTCTTCATGTGGCTCGGCACGTTCGGCAAGAACAAAGCCATCCGGTTCATATTCTTGTCATTGACTATCCTCTTCATGCTCCTGGCTCTAAGGGACTGGACAGGCAGCAGTATCATCGGGACTGTTGCAGGATACGAAGGGATTCTTTGCGGCACATCAGCGATCTATCTTGCTATGGCGGAAGTCCTGAGGGAAGCACTTGGACGGGATGTCTTGCCAATCGGCTCGCCGAAAGCAAAATAA
- a CDS encoding cohesin domain-containing protein — MHRRVIEVAILLFLAGITFGQVKLNLPDTTAAPGSSLILPIFAEGFKSVGSLSLTIAFDKSVMTFNGVRNQPKFGYFNATAAASANVKGSVSLSWFNVSPALTIRRGKLLDLDFTYKNGISPLTFERIVPSSVTDSLANNLKAAFRNGKVSPLKELPAARTVKPSSGLK; from the coding sequence ATGCACAGAAGAGTTATCGAAGTTGCTATCCTGCTGTTCCTCGCCGGGATCACATTCGGGCAGGTCAAACTCAATCTTCCCGACACTACGGCTGCACCAGGTTCTTCTCTAATCCTTCCAATATTCGCCGAAGGGTTCAAGAGCGTCGGGTCGTTGAGCCTGACCATTGCTTTCGACAAGAGTGTGATGACCTTCAATGGAGTGAGGAATCAGCCGAAGTTCGGGTACTTCAACGCAACCGCAGCAGCTTCCGCCAACGTCAAGGGGTCTGTGTCACTGTCGTGGTTCAATGTCTCCCCCGCTCTCACTATTCGCCGCGGGAAACTCCTCGATCTCGACTTCACCTACAAGAACGGCATAAGCCCGCTGACATTCGAGAGAATAGTCCCAAGTTCTGTAACGGATTCCCTCGCCAACAATTTGAAAGCAGCCTTCAGGAACGGAAAAGTGTCGCCGCTGAAAGAGCTCCCTGCTGCTCGGACCGTGAAACCCTCGTCAGGCTTGAAATAG
- a CDS encoding AMP-binding protein: MSGRVPVMINYSTGAALNCEFAQKKCAFKTIITSKALLEKINCRPIEGMVFLEDVMKSVSILDKIKAAFTAGLPAERVVSSVHQGKDDDTLLILFTSGSEKEPKGVQLTHRNITQNYESLIRAFAFSSDDIFLANLPYFHVFGQTANLWVPLSMGMTIVTYANPLDFKTVAEIIREERITLVAGTPTFFWGYLRASKPGDFATTRILLSGADKCPDALRKGFMDKHDKILLEAYGTTETSPAITVNTLEFNRPGSVGRPIEGVQVRLEHYETGEPCAVGEIGKILVKGDNVMKGYFDDFEQTSLSIRHGWYDTGDMGFLDAEGYLWHVGRLKRFLKVAGEMVSLIKVEDVLEKFLPPDVECCVVEVPDALRGAKIVAAVTQPIDDKATLKKMAEHLPNIALPSKFVVVSEMPKTGSGKIDFRAITEKVRDIIQAQ; this comes from the coding sequence ATGAGCGGCCGGGTTCCTGTCATGATCAACTACTCCACCGGCGCTGCGCTGAATTGCGAGTTTGCCCAGAAAAAGTGCGCCTTCAAAACCATCATTACTTCGAAAGCCCTTCTGGAGAAGATCAATTGCCGCCCCATCGAAGGGATGGTATTCCTCGAAGATGTGATGAAATCCGTTTCGATCCTTGACAAGATCAAAGCGGCATTCACGGCCGGACTTCCGGCAGAGCGCGTTGTCAGTTCCGTCCACCAGGGAAAAGATGACGACACGCTGCTCATCCTGTTCACCAGCGGGAGTGAAAAAGAGCCGAAAGGCGTTCAACTCACACACCGCAACATCACCCAGAACTACGAGAGCCTCATAAGAGCTTTTGCGTTCTCGTCTGATGATATCTTCCTCGCGAACCTCCCCTATTTCCATGTTTTCGGCCAAACGGCAAACCTATGGGTGCCGCTCTCGATGGGCATGACCATCGTGACGTACGCAAACCCGCTCGATTTCAAGACCGTCGCTGAAATCATACGGGAGGAGCGAATAACCCTGGTGGCAGGAACACCCACCTTTTTCTGGGGTTATCTCAGAGCGTCGAAGCCAGGAGATTTCGCGACCACCCGGATCCTTCTCAGCGGCGCCGACAAGTGCCCCGATGCACTGCGAAAGGGGTTCATGGACAAGCACGACAAGATCTTATTGGAAGCGTACGGAACGACAGAGACAAGCCCGGCAATAACAGTGAACACTCTCGAATTCAATCGACCGGGAAGCGTCGGGAGACCAATCGAGGGAGTTCAGGTCAGGCTGGAGCACTATGAAACTGGAGAGCCGTGTGCAGTCGGAGAGATAGGCAAGATCCTTGTCAAGGGTGACAATGTGATGAAGGGGTACTTCGATGACTTTGAACAGACGTCTCTGAGCATCCGGCACGGATGGTACGATACGGGCGACATGGGATTCCTTGACGCCGAAGGCTATCTCTGGCACGTCGGGCGCTTGAAGCGGTTCCTCAAAGTTGCCGGTGAGATGGTGTCATTGATCAAGGTGGAGGATGTCCTTGAAAAATTCCTCCCCCCTGACGTCGAGTGCTGTGTTGTTGAGGTCCCAGACGCGCTTCGCGGGGCCAAAATCGTCGCCGCCGTCACTCAACCGATTGACGACAAAGCCACGTTGAAGAAAATGGCGGAGCACCTGCCAAACATTGCATTGCCAAGCAAGTTCGTGGTCGTTTCAGAAATGCCAAAAACTGGAAGTGGGAAGATTGACTTCCGAGCCATAACAGAAAAAGTTCGCGATATCATTCAAGCACAGTAG